In one window of Calypte anna isolate BGI_N300 chromosome 1, bCalAnn1_v1.p, whole genome shotgun sequence DNA:
- the MRPL48 gene encoding 39S ribosomal protein L48, mitochondrial, with the protein MSATLPKVLSLKKGAVLKRALVLSSLATPRENLLCAAGNGLLSCQRHYKSHPAHGIGRYKYLLPKEGPKKRKDKVQMKEINVGTDHEYGDVNIQMTSYDMCLVEQFASYVHKLCNSLSIRVIESYAMPTKTNEVLYLEEKGSKMQLDAVLTTHQRVVQITGLSSTFAPILLEIIQSNQPEGVHLLMKEHTEADFKSRLKSRPELEELLAQMS; encoded by the exons ATGAGCGCGACGCTGCCCAAG GTTCTGAGCTTGAAGAAAGGAGCAGTGCTAAAGAGGGCCCTGGTGCTCAGCAG CTTAGCAACACCCAGAGAAAATCTTCTGTGTGCTGCAG GGAATGGACTCCTGAGTTGCCAGAGGCACTACAAATCCCATCCTGCCCATGGAATTGGGAGGTATAAATACCTGCTCCCAAAGGAG ggtccaaagaagaggaaggatAAAGTACAGATGAAAGAGATAAATGTGGGGACTGACCATGAGTATGGAGACGTCAACATCCAGATGACTTCCTATGACATGTGTCTGGTGGAGCAGTTTGCCAGCTACGTGCACAAACTCTGCAACAGCCTCTCCATCAGAGTCATTGAGAG CTATGCCATGCCCACCAAAACCAATGAAGTGCTCTACTTGGAAGAGAAAGGTTCCAAAATGCAGCTGGATGCCGTCCTTACCACCCACCAGAGGGTTGTCCAG atcacTGGTTTGAGCTCAACATTTGCTCCCATCCTTCTGGAAATTATTCAGAGTAATCAGCCTGAGGGGGTCCATCTCTTAATGAAAGAG cacaCAGAAGCTGACTTCAAGAGCAGATTAAAGTCTCGACCAGAACTGGAAGAGCTTCTGGCACAGatgagctga